The following nucleotide sequence is from Streptomyces brevispora.
GAGCCCTCGGACGCACCCTGGGGGAGCTCCGGCGGCTTGTACGTCGACAGCGGGGCGCTCTCCGGGTCCGGCCGAACAGCGCCCAGCAGCGGGTTCGACGCCAGTGGCGAGATCTTCACCCGGGAGCCCGGCCGGGGCGCCTGCACCACCAGGCCGTTGCCGATGTACAGCGCCACATGCGTGGCCTTCGGGAAGTAGATCACCAGGTCACCGGGGCGCAGGCTCCCCACCGGCACCTTCCGGAGCTGCCGCCACTGTTCCTGCGAGGTCCGCGGGATGGCGCGGCCGGCGTTCGCCCAGGCCTGCGAGGTGAGCCCGGAGCAGTCGAACGAGCCGGGTCCCTCGGCGCCCCACACGTACGGCTTGCCGATCTGCCTGAACGCGTACCGGACCGCCTCGCCGCCCTCCTCGGACGGCGGCCGGTTCGAGGACAGGGCGCCCGAGGCGACCAGAGCGCTCTGGGCCGTGGCCGTGCCCTTCTGTTCGAGGCTGGACACCTGGGTGAGCTGGTCGATGGAGAGCGTGGCGAGCATCGCCTCGACCTCCTTGAGGCGCTTGCGCACGGCGTCGCGTTCCTTCTTCTGCCGTGCGGCCAGCACCTGTTGCTTGTCCAGCACCTCGCGGGATTCCTTCGCCAGCTCCCCGGCACGCTCCTCGGCGCCGGTGAGCCTCTTCACGGCCGCCACCCGCCCGGCGGCCAGCCGCTGGATGACCTGCCCCTGGTCCAGGGCCTGTTCGGGGTTGCGGGACAGCAGCAGCCGCAGGTACGAGGAGAAGTCGGAACGGCCCTGGTACTGCTCGCGGGCCAGCCGCCCGGCGGCGTCGCGGCCGCGGGACAGCGAGAGCCGGGCGGTGACGAGCGCGGCGTCCAGCTTCTTCGCCTGCGCGGTCCGCTTCTTCAGCTCGGCCGCCGTCCCGTTGTAGGCCTCGGTGGCCTCCTCGGCCTGCTGGTACAGCTTCTGAAGACCACTCAGCAGTGCGGGGACCACGCGGCGGGCCGCTTCCGGAGCGGCGGCACCCACGGCGCCCGGGGCGGGGATCGCCGGGACGGCGGAAGGGGAGGGCGAGGGTGAGGGTGAAGGAGAGGGGGCGGCAGCGGCCAGGGCGCCGGTGGGTGAGGTCACGACGACGGCTGCCAGCGTCGCCGTACAGATGGAGCGCAGAACTCTGCCCGGCACGACATCACCTCCGATAGCGGGGTGAATCGTGGGACTACCCCATGAGTGAGCGCGATTCGTCCATACGCTCACTTGCCGTCAGGTGATTCAAGAACCGAAGGGCGTGGCGGCGGCCCGGTCCCCCGGAAGGCGGCTCACCGGCCGCCTTCCGGCCCTGTGGTCAGGCGACCGGGAACGCGTAGAACACCCGGTCGCGCCACACGACTGCGATCTTCCCGAAGGGCAGTACCTCGTACACGGCGGTGACCGTCGCGCCCTTCGGGTCCTGTTCCCCGATGTCCTGGAACTTCCACAGCCGCCGCCCGTCGGCCGCCGCGAACGCGGTGACCTGGTCGGAGCTCGCCGCGAACAGCGTCCCGCCGGTGCCGCTGACGGTGATCGTGGGGGACCGGTCGGTGGCCGTCCCCTCCGTCGACCGCTGCCAGCGCAGCTGCCCGGACTCCCGGTCCACCGCGCCCACTTCCTGGTTGCTGTTGGTGGTGTGCAGCAGCGCACCGGCCTCGACCGCTGTCCCGAAGTGGGAGCCGCGAGTGCCGTTGAGCGTCCACTTCGGCTTCCCGTCGGACGTCCCGAAGGCGCGGAGATCGTCCCCGGCCGCCGCGTACAGCACCCCGTCCGCGTCGCCCATGGCCGCCCCGTCGGGGGTGACGACGCCGAACGTCTCGGTCCACTTCGGCTTTCCGGTCCTCCGGTCGAAGCCGCGGAACATGCCCTTGCCCTTGGCCGCCTTCACGTCCGCCGGGGTGAGTGACAGCCGGCTCTGCCGTACGACGATGTCGTCCGGCCGCACCGCGATCAGCCGGTACACCGGTGCGGCCGGGCCGCGCCCGGTGGGCACGGGGGTCCGCCACAGCTCCTTGCGCTGCTCGATGTCGTACCCGAACAGATACGACTTGACGACCTGCTGGTCCTTGCCGCGCTTCTTGCCCTTCTTCGGCTTGGGGGCCTTCACAGTTACCTTGTTGGAGCCGGTGAACCAGACGGTCGAACCGGACGCGCCGACGAGCTGGGGCACCGTCAGGTACGGGGCGCCGTCGAATCCGTCGGCGTACGCCACCCGGTGGGCGACCCGGCCGTCCTTCGCCGACAGCCACAGGAACTCGGTCGGGCCCGCGATGAAGCAGAACTCCTTGCCGGCCGGCACGGCCGCCTGGCCCTTGGCGGCGTCCGGGCTCTCCCAGACCCGGCGGCCGGTGCGCAGGTCGACGGCGGACGCGTGGGTCTCGCCGGTCAGCACCAGCAGCCGGTCGTTCCAGAGGGCGGCGGTGAGAGGGGGCGGTTCGGATGCCGGGTGCGTATGGATCCAGCGCGGCTGCGGAGGCAGTCCGGCGATGGTGGCCCGGCTGGTGCTCGGGCCGGGCTCGGCGTCGTCCGTGGGCTTCGTGTCGTCGCCGGACCCGAGCGCGAGCACCCCGCCGCCTCCGACGAGGAGCCCGGCGGCCCCGGCCGCGGCCCCGATCACCAGGGTCCGGCGGTCGACCGCGGCGCGCCCGGGAGCGGCCGGAGGAGGCGGAGGGGGCGCGAGGGCGGGAAGGTACGCCGCGGGTACGGGGAGCGGCCGCGGGACCAGAGTCCCGGCGGGGAGGGCGGCGGGGAGGCCGGGCAGCTCACCCGGCATCGAGAGCTGGGCCGTCACCAGATCGGGGCGCGGGGCGCGGTGATCGATGATCCCGAACTGGGCGGTCCGGGTGTCCCGGCCGGGCGCGGGGGCTTCGGACCCGCCGGTGGCGGGGTCGGCCGCGGACACCACGGCGTCCCGCACGTCCGGGACCTCGGGCACGGCGGGCACGTCCGCCCGGACCGGCGCGGCCATCGAGTCCCCGGAGGTGGGCGGTGCGGTCCCCAACGACTGTGCGCGTACGTCCTGTTCGGCCACGGCCACCGACAACGAAGCCGGCAGCCAGCCGCCCTTCGCGAGCCCGGCCGCACCCTCCAGGGCCAGTTCGGCGGCCACCGCACCCGCCGTCGGCCGGTCGGCCGGGTCCTTCGCCAGGCAGCGGGTGACCAGATCGCGCAACGCGTCCGGTACGGCGCCCAGTTCGGGGTCGGCATGGGCGATCCGGTCGGCGGCCTCCACCGCCGGACCGTCCGCCAGCGGGGTGCTGCCGGTCGCCGCGTACGCGAGCAGCAGGCCCAGCACGAAGAGGTCGGAGGCCGGACCGGCCTCCGTGCCCGCGACCTGCTCCGGGGTCAGATAGCCGAGCCGGACGGAGAGCTGACCGCCCGGCCGCGCCTCGGCGTCGGCCGCCGCACCCAGCGGGCCGAAGGCGGTGAGCCGCGGCCCGTTCTCGGCCAGCAGCACCGTCGTGGGGGTGAGGCCCTGAAGCACGGCCCCGGTGGCGTGCACCCGGGAGAGGGTCTCGGCGATGCCCGCGCCCAGTATCCGCACGGCCCGCTCGGGGAGCGGCCCGGCGGTCTCGATCGCCTCGGCGAGGGTCAGGGCCGGTGCGTACTCCGAGGCCGTCCACAGCAGGTCGGCGTCCCCGGACCCGTCCGTCCGGGTGTCGAGCTGCGCCGCCACCCAGCCGCCGGCCAGCCGGTCCGCGGTCCGCGCCTCCGCCTGGAAGCGGCGTCGGAAGACGGGCAGCGCGGCCAGCGCGGGCCGCGCCGCGGTGATCACGACGAGGTCCCGCGAGGCCGCCCCGCGCGCGAGGTACTGCACCGCGACGGCCGTCTCACGCAGGCGCACCAGCGTCGTGTACGGGCCGAAGCGGAGTGGATCGTCCTGACGCAGCGCCTCCATGGCGCACCCCCTTGGTGACCGTCCTCTGACCGTCCTCGGACCAGATCGCCGATCTTAGAGGCTGCCGGGCGGCCTCGGACCGGACGGCCGGTCCCACCCCCGATTCACCCGATATGCGTCATCCCGGCTTCGACCAGGGCCACTTGACGCCGTGGCGTTCGCGGCCGCCGGGGGCGTACTCGTACACCCAGCCGCGCTGGATCCCCAGCCGCTTGGAGTGTCCGGCCGGGACCCGCCGGTACGCGTGCACGGTGGCCGGTCCGCCGTCGGCGTCCGGGACCGGGACCTCGTACCACTTGGGCGGGTGGCCGGTCGCGCCGACGAGTACGGGCAGCACCCGGCCGTCCAGCGGGCCGCCGGTGAAGGGTGTGTTCTCGCTTCTCACCGCCCCAGTCTGACCGATCAGCCCGGGGGCAGCAGATGCGCCGCCACGCCGACCACCGGGATCAGCCGGTCCGCCAGCCGGCCGGCCGGGCCCGCCGCGGTCTCCAGGGGCAGCAGCTCGGACACCGCGGAAGCGGTTGCCGGGTCCGTGGCGGCGGTGACCGCGAGGAGTCCGATGAACTGGTCGACGAGCCAGTCGCGCAGCTCGGAGGCGGCCGGCTGCTTCTCCTCGTCCAGCCAGATCAGCGAGGCCGCCTCGACGGCGGCTATCCAGGTGCGCACCATCATCCGCAGCCGCGGTCCGGGATCGCTGCCCGCGCCCCGGCCCAGGTGCAGGAGTATCTGGTCGGCCGCCGCCCGCCGTACCTCGTCGACGATCGTGCTCGTACGCGACGTCTCGGCGACACTGCCGCCGCGCAGCAGTGCGCTGAAGCCGGCGTCGTGCTGGTCGACGAAGGCGAGATAGCGGTCCAGAACCCGCGTCACCCGTTCCGTGGGCGGGCCCACGGCCGGCTCGGTGAAGCACAGGATCAGTTCCTCGGCGGCGGACCTGAGGGCCGCCTCGTACAACTGCTGCCGCCCGCCCGGGAAGTAGCGGTAGACCAGCGGCCTGGAGACCCCGGCCACCGTCGCGACCTCGTCGAGCGAGACCTCGTCGGGGGCCCGGTGCGCGAAGAGGGTGAGTGCCGCGCCGAGGAGCTGGGTGCGCCGCTCCTCGACGCTGAGCCTTCGGTACGCACGGGTCGGCGGCGCGGCTGCGGCAGGGGTCATACCCGTCAGCGTAAGTCTTGGTGCCGTCAGGCGAGCAGGCCCGAGCTCTTCCACAGCCTGCGTCCCACCCCGTTGAGGACCCCGATGTCGTCGAAGAAGTCGGTCAGCCGCTTGGCGCCCGACTGCATGACCTCCGCCCGGTGGCCGCTCACCCGCACCTGGGCCACGGCCTCGTGGCGGTCCAGCCCGACGTTCTCGTACACCTGCGGATTGACGAAGCAGACGGAGAAGACGCGGGCCGCCTCGCCGCAGCTGACCCGGGTGAGCTCACGTTCCCAGCGCGGTGCGGTCACCATCTGGCGGCGCAGTTCCTCGCGGGCGTACCGGACGTGCCGGGCCTCCTCGACCACATGGATGCGGGTCACGCCGCGCACCAGGGTCTGGACGCGCTCGTCGGGGAAGGTCAGCCGCTGCATCCAGTCGAGGATCTCCTCGCCGAGCAGGGTGGCGGCGAACGAACCGGGCGTGGTGGAGACGGTCTTCAGCACCCGGGCGAGGTTGTGGTACCTGCGTGGGACCGGGTAGGAGGGCGCCCCGCCCCAGGTGATCATCCGGCCGAACATCATCGAGTGCCGGCACTCGTCGGCTATCTCGGTGAGGGCGTAGCGGACGTGGTTGCTGGTCACCGGCTTGTCGTAGATGTGCCGGACCAGCAGCTGCATGAGGATGATCTCGAACCAGATGCCGAGCGAGGCCAGTGAGGCCGCCTCGTGCCGGGCCAGTTCCTGCCGCTGTTCCTGCGACATCCTCCGCCACATCGGGGTGTCGTAGAGGGAGACCAGCTCGGGCGGCCAGAACCACTTGCCGTCCTCGACCGCCGCGTCCCAGTCGAGCTCCTTGTCGGGGTCGAAGGAGTGCTTGGCCGAGGCCTCCAGCAGTCGTTCGGCGATCTGCTCGCGGTCCCGGAGCGGGCCGAGTGCGTCGCGGAGCAACTGCACATCGTGTTCGGTCACTGTCGTCATGGCTGGAGGCACCTCGCACATGGGTTACCGGCGGTCACTTCTTATGAGACCTTCTGTCAGCAAGCCCGTCAATCCCTTGCGCACGACTTGTTGACCCGGCGTCTACCAACGTGTGAACCTGCCAACTGAGCCAAGCGACAGGTGACTTGTCCGAGCATGCGAGGCGAAGGAGCCGTCCGTGTCGACCCACGACCTCTACACCACCGCCCCCGACCAGCCGCTGTGGACGGTGCCCGCCTCGGGTGCCGCCCGCTTCAGCTGGGACTACGACGACGGCCGCGAGCGCCTTCTCGCCCTGTACCAGAAGGGCAAGGACAAGCAGTGGGACGGCAACAAGCGCATCGACTGGAGCCTGGAGGTCGACCCCACCGACCCGCTCGGCACCCCTGACGAGGCCCTCACCCTGTACGGCACCCCGCACTGGGCGAAGATGACCGAGAAGGACCGGGGCGAGCTGCGCAAGCACTACACCTCCTGGCAGTTCAGCCAGTTCCTCCACGGCGAGCAGGGCGCGATGATCTGCGCGGCCCGGATCGTGGAGTCCGTCCCCGATCTCGACGCCAAGTTCTACTCCGCGACCCAGACCATGGACGAGGCCCGGCACGCGGAGATCTACGGCCGGTTCCTGCACGAGAAGATCGGGATGCTGTACCCGGTCAACGACAGCCTCCAGGGCCTGCTCGGCGACACCCTGCGCGACTCCCGCTGGGACATGCCCTACCTCGGCATGCAGGTCCTCATCGAGGGACTGGCCCTGGCCGCCTTCGGCATGATCCGCGACACCACGACCAAGCCGCTGCCCAAGCAGATCCTCGCGTACGTGATGCAGGACGAGGCCCGCCACGTGGCCTTCGGCCGGATGGCGCTGCGCGACTACTACAAGCAGCTGAGCGACGCGGAACTGCGCGAGCGCGAGGAGTTCGTCATCGAGGGCTGCTACCTGATGCGCGACCGGCTCAGCGGGGTGGAGGTGCTGGAGAACTTCGGCATCGCCAAGCAGGAGGCCAAGGATCTCTCCGAGCACTCCGAGTTCCTCCAGCTCTTCCGCAAGCTGCTGTTCAGCCGGATCGTCCCGTGCGTCAAGGACATCGGGCTGTGGGGCGAGCGGCTCCAGAAGGCCTACGTCGACATGGGCGTCCTCGAACTCGGCGACTCCAGCCTGGACCTGCTCATGGCCCAGGACGAGGAGATCGCCGAACAACTGGACCGGGACCGGTTCGAGACCGAGGAGCAGGCGCGGGTGGCGGAGGTCGCGGAGGCGATCGCGGACGGCGGAGCGGACCCGGCGGCCTCCTGAACGGGGCGGGCCGGCGGGAGCGTTGAGTAGGGTCGTCCGCATGTATGAGACCGAGAATGCCACCGGTCCGCCGACGGACCACTCGGACCGGCGGGCCGCCTACGGTTCCGTGTCCACCCACCTGTCGCTGATGAGCGATCGCCGGCTCGGCGAGGCCGTCTCCGCGGCCACGCCGCTGGGGTCCGGCATGGGCGGCAGGTCGGCGGAGCTGGATGTGTGCGGGACGCGAGTCTTCGTCAAACGGGTGCCGCTGACGGACCTCGAACTGCGGCCGGAGAACGTGCGGTCGACCGCCAACCTCTTCGGGCTGCCGACGTTCTACCAGTACGGGGTGGGCTCGGCCGGATTCGGGGCCTGGCGCGAGCTGGCCGCGCACACGATCACCACCAACTGGGTCCTCGGCGACGTGTACGGGGACTTTCCGCTGATGTACCACTGGCGGGTCCTGCCGGATTCCGCCCCGCAGGGTTTCGCCGACGAGTTCGGCGGCATCGACGGGGCCGTCGCCCACTGGGAGGGCTCCTCGGCCGTACGCGCCCGGCTGGAGGCCGTCGGCCGGTCATCGGCGAGCCTGGTGCTCTTCCTGGAACATGTGCCGCAGACCCTCGCGGCCTGGCTGAGTGACCGCCGTGCGGCGGCCCGGGAGGGCGGGGAGGAGCCGCCGTACGAGTGGCTGGACGCGGCCCTGGCCCGCGGGGCGGACTTCATGAGTTCCCGCGGGTTCGTGCACTTCGACGCCCACTTCGGCAATATCCTGACCGACGGCCGCTCGATCCGCTTCGCGGACTTCGGCCTCGCCCTGAGCTCCGGGTTCGACCTCTCCGCGGACGAGTCCGAGTTCCTGGCCGGCCACCTCGCCCACGACCGCCACTACCTCGCCGGCCATCTGGTCCGTCACCACTTGCTCGACGGCGTGTGCGACGCGGCCTTCCTGCGCGCCTGGATCGCGGGCGACCGGCCCGATGGCGTCCCGCCCGGGGCCGCCGCGGTCCTCGACCGGCACGCGGCGCCCGCCGTCGTCCTGGACGGCTTCCACCGCCGCCTGCTGACCGTGAGCAAGCGGACGCCCTATCCGGCGGCCGCCATCGCCCGGGCCGCGGCTACGTCAGCACCAGCCACTGCCGTCCGTCGATGAGTTCGCGTGCCGCGTCGAGGTGACCGGCATGGCACGCGGTCTCGGCGATGACGTGCAGCAGGACGTCGCGCAGGGTGTGCAGGTGCGGTTCGCCGAACAGCTCACGCGGCCACCAGGCCAACGGGGCACCGGCGTCCGCGGCGGCGACGACGACGGCGTTCGCGAGCTCCGTCTCGGCGCGATACCGGTCGAGGACCTCCGTGCCCGTGACGCCGGGCGCCACCTGCCAGGCATCATCGATCTCGTCCAGGGCCGCGATGACGGCCCGGTCACCCGCGAACACGGCACCGAACCAGAACCGTTCGACATCGAGCGCCAGATGCTGGACGAGCCCCAGACAGCTCCACCCCGACGGCAGCACGGGCCGCCGCAGCGCATCGGCGTCCAGCCCGCCGACCATCTCCAGGACATGGCGGCGCTGCCCGTCCAGGCAGGAAAGGAGCGCCCGGATCTCGGCGTCGGGGTCGGTGACCCCGGCGCCGGGGCCGGCGTCGGGGCCGGTCCGGGGTTCGTTCTGTGTCCCGGTCCCGGTCCCGGTCCCGCTCTCGGGTCGGGTCACTGCGTCATCTCCCCGGTAGGTCATGTCTCCAGAATCCCATTGATGCGGCTGGTCCGGGTGATTCGGCCGAAAACGGCTGTACGGTCCCGGACCGCTGCGGAAGGATGACGTCATGGCCTCAACCACCGTCGAAGCGGACCTCGCCGCCGCCCACCGCAGTCTCGAAGGGCTGGCGCTCGGGGACGCGTTCGGGGAGCGGTGGTTTCGGCTCTTCCGGGAGCCCCGGCAGGCGTACAACGAGGTCAGGGCGCGGCGGATGCCCCCGGAGCCCGTGTGGAACTGGACCGACGACACCGCCATGGCCCGTGCGCTTCAGCGGGTGCTCGACGAGCACGGGGAGGTCGAGCAGGACCGGCTCGCGCTCTTCTTCGCCTTGGCCTTCGACGCCGATCGGGCGCGGGGGTACGGCCACGGCATGCACATGCTGCTGCCCGAGCTGCTGATCTCACCGGGCGACTGGCGGACGCTGGCCCCCCAGCTGTTCGAGGGCGGCAGTCTCGGTAACGGTGCCGCGATGCGGGTCGCGCCGCTCGGGGCGCGCTTCCGCCGGGACGTCGACCACGCGGCCGAACAGGCCGCGTTGCAGGCGGAGGTCACCCACGCCCACCCCGCGGGGATCGCGGGCGCGGTGGCGGTCGCGGTCGCCGCGGCGCTGGCGGTGCGGGGTGCGTTCACGCTGGACGAGGTCGTCGCGCGGACCCCCGCGGGGCCGGTGCGCGACGGTCTGGCGCGGGCCGCTGAGGTGCCGTTCGACACCGAGCCGTGGCGGGCCGCCGACCTGCTCGGCAACGGGCAGCGCATCCGCGCCGACGACACCGTGCCGTTCGCCCTGTGGACCGCGGCCAGGCACCCGGACGACCTGGAGGCGGCGCTCTGGGCGACCGCCGAGGGATTCGGGGACGTCGACACCACCTGCGCCATCGCGGGCGGGGTCGTCGGCGCCGCGGTCGGGGTCGACGGCGTGCCCGCCGAGTGGCTCCGGCGCCGCGAGCCGCTGAACTGAACCGGCCGCCCCGGCGGTTCGAAATCGTGTTCGTGCACATGACGTAACTTGGGCGCCATGACCACCCCGCCGCCGCAGCCGCCGCAGGGTCCGTACGGAGCGCCGCAGGGCCCGTACGGAGCCCCGCCTCCGCCCCAGCAGAACCCGTACGGCCAGCCGAACCCGTATGCCCAGCAGGCCCCGTACGGGCAGCAGAACCCGTACGCGCAGCCGCCGGCACCCGGGCCGCAGCCCTTCGGTCACCCGCAGGGACCGCCGCCCTTCGGGTTCCCGCAGGGACCGCCGCCGCCCCGGAGGAGCAGGACCGGGCTGATCGTCGGGATCACCGTCGGCGCGGTGGTGGCGGCAGGCAGCATCGCGTTCGGTGTC
It contains:
- a CDS encoding C40 family peptidase; translated protein: MPGRVLRSICTATLAAVVVTSPTGALAAAAPSPSPSPSPSPSAVPAIPAPGAVGAAAPEAARRVVPALLSGLQKLYQQAEEATEAYNGTAAELKKRTAQAKKLDAALVTARLSLSRGRDAAGRLAREQYQGRSDFSSYLRLLLSRNPEQALDQGQVIQRLAAGRVAAVKRLTGAEERAGELAKESREVLDKQQVLAARQKKERDAVRKRLKEVEAMLATLSIDQLTQVSSLEQKGTATAQSALVASGALSSNRPPSEEGGEAVRYAFRQIGKPYVWGAEGPGSFDCSGLTSQAWANAGRAIPRTSQEQWRQLRKVPVGSLRPGDLVIYFPKATHVALYIGNGLVVQAPRPGSRVKISPLASNPLLGAVRPDPESAPLSTYKPPELPQGASEGSDEGYSASSSPAG
- a CDS encoding PQQ-binding-like beta-propeller repeat protein; translated protein: MEALRQDDPLRFGPYTTLVRLRETAVAVQYLARGAASRDLVVITAARPALAALPVFRRRFQAEARTADRLAGGWVAAQLDTRTDGSGDADLLWTASEYAPALTLAEAIETAGPLPERAVRILGAGIAETLSRVHATGAVLQGLTPTTVLLAENGPRLTAFGPLGAAADAEARPGGQLSVRLGYLTPEQVAGTEAGPASDLFVLGLLLAYAATGSTPLADGPAVEAADRIAHADPELGAVPDALRDLVTRCLAKDPADRPTAGAVAAELALEGAAGLAKGGWLPASLSVAVAEQDVRAQSLGTAPPTSGDSMAAPVRADVPAVPEVPDVRDAVVSAADPATGGSEAPAPGRDTRTAQFGIIDHRAPRPDLVTAQLSMPGELPGLPAALPAGTLVPRPLPVPAAYLPALAPPPPPPAAPGRAAVDRRTLVIGAAAGAAGLLVGGGGVLALGSGDDTKPTDDAEPGPSTSRATIAGLPPQPRWIHTHPASEPPPLTAALWNDRLLVLTGETHASAVDLRTGRRVWESPDAAKGQAAVPAGKEFCFIAGPTEFLWLSAKDGRVAHRVAYADGFDGAPYLTVPQLVGASGSTVWFTGSNKVTVKAPKPKKGKKRGKDQQVVKSYLFGYDIEQRKELWRTPVPTGRGPAAPVYRLIAVRPDDIVVRQSRLSLTPADVKAAKGKGMFRGFDRRTGKPKWTETFGVVTPDGAAMGDADGVLYAAAGDDLRAFGTSDGKPKWTLNGTRGSHFGTAVEAGALLHTTNSNQEVGAVDRESGQLRWQRSTEGTATDRSPTITVSGTGGTLFAASSDQVTAFAAADGRRLWKFQDIGEQDPKGATVTAVYEVLPFGKIAVVWRDRVFYAFPVA
- a CDS encoding TetR/AcrR family transcriptional regulator, whose product is MTPAAAAPPTRAYRRLSVEERRTQLLGAALTLFAHRAPDEVSLDEVATVAGVSRPLVYRYFPGGRQQLYEAALRSAAEELILCFTEPAVGPPTERVTRVLDRYLAFVDQHDAGFSALLRGGSVAETSRTSTIVDEVRRAAADQILLHLGRGAGSDPGPRLRMMVRTWIAAVEAASLIWLDEEKQPAASELRDWLVDQFIGLLAVTAATDPATASAVSELLPLETAAGPAGRLADRLIPVVGVAAHLLPPG
- a CDS encoding AurF N-oxygenase family protein codes for the protein MTTVTEHDVQLLRDALGPLRDREQIAERLLEASAKHSFDPDKELDWDAAVEDGKWFWPPELVSLYDTPMWRRMSQEQRQELARHEAASLASLGIWFEIILMQLLVRHIYDKPVTSNHVRYALTEIADECRHSMMFGRMITWGGAPSYPVPRRYHNLARVLKTVSTTPGSFAATLLGEEILDWMQRLTFPDERVQTLVRGVTRIHVVEEARHVRYAREELRRQMVTAPRWERELTRVSCGEAARVFSVCFVNPQVYENVGLDRHEAVAQVRVSGHRAEVMQSGAKRLTDFFDDIGVLNGVGRRLWKSSGLLA
- a CDS encoding ferritin-like domain-containing protein yields the protein MSTHDLYTTAPDQPLWTVPASGAARFSWDYDDGRERLLALYQKGKDKQWDGNKRIDWSLEVDPTDPLGTPDEALTLYGTPHWAKMTEKDRGELRKHYTSWQFSQFLHGEQGAMICAARIVESVPDLDAKFYSATQTMDEARHAEIYGRFLHEKIGMLYPVNDSLQGLLGDTLRDSRWDMPYLGMQVLIEGLALAAFGMIRDTTTKPLPKQILAYVMQDEARHVAFGRMALRDYYKQLSDAELREREEFVIEGCYLMRDRLSGVEVLENFGIAKQEAKDLSEHSEFLQLFRKLLFSRIVPCVKDIGLWGERLQKAYVDMGVLELGDSSLDLLMAQDEEIAEQLDRDRFETEEQARVAEVAEAIADGGADPAAS
- a CDS encoding protein kinase family protein is translated as MYETENATGPPTDHSDRRAAYGSVSTHLSLMSDRRLGEAVSAATPLGSGMGGRSAELDVCGTRVFVKRVPLTDLELRPENVRSTANLFGLPTFYQYGVGSAGFGAWRELAAHTITTNWVLGDVYGDFPLMYHWRVLPDSAPQGFADEFGGIDGAVAHWEGSSAVRARLEAVGRSSASLVLFLEHVPQTLAAWLSDRRAAAREGGEEPPYEWLDAALARGADFMSSRGFVHFDAHFGNILTDGRSIRFADFGLALSSGFDLSADESEFLAGHLAHDRHYLAGHLVRHHLLDGVCDAAFLRAWIAGDRPDGVPPGAAAVLDRHAAPAVVLDGFHRRLLTVSKRTPYPAAAIARAAATSAPATAVRR
- a CDS encoding DUF664 domain-containing protein gives rise to the protein MRALLSCLDGQRRHVLEMVGGLDADALRRPVLPSGWSCLGLVQHLALDVERFWFGAVFAGDRAVIAALDEIDDAWQVAPGVTGTEVLDRYRAETELANAVVVAAADAGAPLAWWPRELFGEPHLHTLRDVLLHVIAETACHAGHLDAARELIDGRQWLVLT
- a CDS encoding ADP-ribosylglycohydrolase family protein codes for the protein MASTTVEADLAAAHRSLEGLALGDAFGERWFRLFREPRQAYNEVRARRMPPEPVWNWTDDTAMARALQRVLDEHGEVEQDRLALFFALAFDADRARGYGHGMHMLLPELLISPGDWRTLAPQLFEGGSLGNGAAMRVAPLGARFRRDVDHAAEQAALQAEVTHAHPAGIAGAVAVAVAAALAVRGAFTLDEVVARTPAGPVRDGLARAAEVPFDTEPWRAADLLGNGQRIRADDTVPFALWTAARHPDDLEAALWATAEGFGDVDTTCAIAGGVVGAAVGVDGVPAEWLRRREPLN